Proteins encoded by one window of Pirellulales bacterium:
- a CDS encoding PhzF family phenazine biosynthesis protein, which yields MPTPVFHVDAFSDHIFGGNPAAICPLDNWPGEETLQAIAAEHNLSETAYLRQVSPGRYELRWFTPAVEVDLCGHATLAAALIVFAELEPDLADIAFETRSGQLKVRRVGDRLAMDFPSRRPVPCEPPHELIAGLGANPATVLKSRDFLAVYASEDAIRELQPDFSVLKRLPSLGVIVTAPGKNVDFVSRFFAPQAGINEDPVTGSAHSTLTPYWAERLGKSQLHARQISTRGGELWCSDFGDRVEIAGHAVLFSRGMIHL from the coding sequence ATGCCTACTCCCGTTTTTCACGTTGACGCCTTCAGCGATCACATATTTGGCGGTAATCCCGCTGCGATTTGTCCCCTGGACAATTGGCCGGGCGAAGAAACTTTGCAGGCCATTGCCGCCGAACACAATCTTTCAGAGACGGCCTACCTACGTCAGGTATCGCCGGGCCGTTACGAGCTGCGCTGGTTCACACCGGCGGTCGAGGTGGATCTGTGTGGCCACGCCACCCTGGCCGCGGCGCTGATTGTGTTTGCAGAGTTGGAGCCTGACCTTGCTGATATCGCCTTTGAAACACGGAGTGGGCAACTTAAAGTTCGCCGCGTGGGTGATCGTCTGGCGATGGATTTTCCATCGCGCCGACCTGTGCCGTGCGAGCCGCCGCACGAGTTAATTGCGGGCCTTGGCGCAAATCCGGCAACTGTGCTCAAGTCGCGGGACTTTCTGGCCGTCTACGCGTCGGAGGACGCAATTCGCGAACTGCAGCCGGATTTTTCGGTGCTCAAGCGACTGCCCAGTTTAGGGGTAATCGTCACGGCGCCTGGCAAGAACGTCGACTTCGTATCCCGTTTCTTCGCGCCGCAGGCCGGCATCAACGAAGACCCGGTCACCGGATCGGCTCACTCGACGTTGACGCCCTACTGGGCCGAGCGTTTGGGAAAATCGCAATTGCACGCCCGCCAAATCTCGACGCGTGGTGGAGAGCTGTGGTGCTCCGATTTTGGCGATCGTGTTGAAATTGCCGGCCATGCCGTACTTTTTTCCCGTGGCATGATCCACCTTTAA
- a CDS encoding SRPBCC domain-containing protein, which produces MIAGQGIQFGGEEHFQASPERLYTQLTEFDAMTRTIPDLVSAEPIDEHSLRCVVRPGLSFLRGSLRLVIALADLKRPEEATMKIDAQGIGVSMRINSTLRIAAENGGSKLTWQAEVGEMRGLAAALSPGLVKAAADQVIRHAWTQVRKQLGE; this is translated from the coding sequence ATGATCGCCGGTCAGGGAATTCAATTTGGCGGTGAGGAGCATTTCCAAGCATCGCCCGAGCGGCTTTATACGCAACTCACCGAATTTGACGCCATGACCCGCACGATTCCAGATCTCGTGTCCGCGGAACCGATCGACGAGCATTCGCTACGCTGCGTGGTTCGGCCTGGCCTGTCATTTCTGCGCGGCTCGCTTAGGCTCGTTATTGCGCTAGCGGATCTCAAACGGCCCGAAGAAGCCACCATGAAAATCGACGCGCAGGGAATCGGCGTTTCGATGCGCATCAACTCGACACTGCGGATTGCCGCCGAGAACGGCGGCTCGAAGCTAACCTGGCAGGCCGAGGTCGGCGAGATGCGCGGCTTGGCAGCCGCCTTGAGTCCCGGCCTCGTCAAGGCCGCCGCCGATCAGGTCATTCGACACGCCTGGACTCAGGTGCGCAAGCAGTTGGGCGAGTGA
- a CDS encoding acyl-CoA dehydrogenase family protein, which translates to MTTDSRQKLLADVEAYCQELRPSEELCYVEHRFNDQTIELAKKYNLLGMPVPVEYGGRGADSVTYARALARIGREGTGVRTFFSGQTSIGQYPIMRYGNADQHGRYLPPSTRGEMILAFGLTEPDAGSNPLEMTTTYRRQGKHFLLNGVKYLISNGGIANAVVAFGYPEGKSGKDRRMSAFIVDTVGTTFEAEDLHAKPGMFTANTGMFQMTDHPVPEENLLGEEGSGFRIAMGTLVSGRLSVAAGCLGVIEDCLAEALTYARSRVQHGKPIGRHQLVQEHIAGIEMDRAASDALVERAAQAKSASDQQPGDANLAAAADFHVAEAKLFASNAAWDAADRAVQIFGGRGWSELYRVGRHLQDVRVCRIYEGTDEIMKLKIATALLGKDFAAFQ; encoded by the coding sequence CGCTTCAATGACCAAACCATCGAGCTGGCCAAGAAATACAATTTGCTCGGCATGCCGGTCCCCGTCGAATATGGCGGTCGCGGCGCGGATTCGGTCACGTACGCCCGCGCGCTAGCACGCATTGGGCGCGAAGGTACGGGCGTGCGCACTTTCTTTTCGGGTCAGACCTCGATTGGCCAATACCCCATCATGCGTTACGGCAATGCAGACCAGCATGGCCGTTATCTGCCCCCCTCGACGCGAGGTGAAATGATCCTGGCGTTTGGGCTAACCGAGCCCGACGCTGGCAGTAATCCGCTGGAAATGACCACGACCTATCGCCGGCAAGGGAAACATTTCTTGCTGAATGGCGTGAAGTATTTGATTTCCAATGGGGGTATTGCCAACGCCGTCGTCGCGTTTGGATATCCCGAAGGCAAGAGCGGCAAGGATCGTCGCATGAGTGCGTTTATCGTCGATACCGTGGGTACGACGTTCGAGGCCGAAGACTTGCACGCCAAGCCCGGCATGTTCACGGCCAATACTGGCATGTTTCAAATGACCGACCATCCCGTGCCCGAGGAGAACCTGCTGGGCGAGGAAGGGAGCGGCTTTCGTATCGCCATGGGAACCCTGGTATCAGGTCGGCTGAGCGTTGCTGCCGGGTGTTTGGGCGTCATTGAGGACTGCCTGGCCGAGGCCTTAACCTACGCCCGCTCGCGCGTGCAGCACGGCAAGCCGATTGGTCGGCACCAACTCGTGCAAGAGCACATTGCCGGCATTGAAATGGACCGCGCCGCCAGCGACGCACTCGTCGAGCGGGCAGCGCAGGCCAAATCCGCCAGCGATCAACAACCGGGCGACGCAAATCTGGCTGCTGCGGCCGATTTCCACGTAGCCGAGGCGAAACTCTTTGCATCCAATGCGGCCTGGGACGCCGCGGATCGGGCCGTACAGATTTTTGGCGGCCGAGGCTGGTCCGAGCTTTATCGCGTCGGCCGACATTTGCAAGATGTGCGCGTGTGCCGCATCTATGAAGGAACCGACGAAATCATGAAGCTGAAGATCGCCACCGCACTATTGGGGAAAGACTTCGCCGCATTCCAGTAA